In Bradyrhizobium sp. WBOS07, the genomic window CGCATTGCAACCCATGAGATAGTTCGTTCATCCAATAGGGCGGCACTAGCAAATTATTCTAGGGCGTTTGGCCCTCGGGCCTTTCCTTTTCTGTTCGCATATTTTGGGGATCTCGCTTGGCTGAATATGTCGTCGAGTTTGGCAGGGATGGTGGACGGGTCGAGCCGGATGGGCGGCTCGACGCGCCGGCGTTTCATCGCAATCACGTGCCGATCTGGGCGGCGCTGGAACAGCAACTCGCTGGCCTGACCGGCAACGTGGTCGAGCTCGGCAGCGGAACGGGGCAGCACGTGGTCCATTTCGCCCGCCACACGCCCGGCCTGGTCTGGTGGCCGAGCGACCTCAATCAGCGCCATCTCAGGAGCATCGAGGCCTGGCGCCTCTATGCCGGCCTGCCGAACGTCCGCTCACCGCTGCGGATCGATCTCACCGATCCCGACTGGTGTCCCGAGATGAAGAGCGGGCAGGCGCCGACGAGCCTTGCCGCCGTGTTCTGCGCCAATGTCATCCACATCGCGCCCTGGGCCGTGGCCGAGGGCCTGTTCGCCGGCGCCGGCCGCTATCTGCGCGCCGACGGCAAGCTGTTCCTCTACGGCCCCTTCAAGCGCGACGGCAAGCACACCGCGCTCAGCAACGCGGTGTTCGACACCTCCTTGCGCGAAGGCAATCCCGAATGGGGCGTGCGCGACATCGGCGATGTCGAGACGCTCGCGACCGCCGTGGGCCTTCGCCTCGTCGATTCCATCGACATGCCCGCGAACAATCTCACGCTGGTGTTTGCGCGGTAGCTACGCAGCCAGTGCGCTCCCTCGCCGGTTTGCGGGCCGCGACGAGCTTCGCTCGCGCTGAGAGGGTTGGGGAGAGGGTGTCTCCGCAACGGGACACTCCCTAAGAGGATAAAGCCCTCACCCGCCGCGCTCCGCGAGCGCGTCGGCCTCTCCCGCACGCGGGAGAGGCAAGGGCCGCCCGTGAGCTATCACCTTTCA contains:
- a CDS encoding class I SAM-dependent methyltransferase, which gives rise to MAEYVVEFGRDGGRVEPDGRLDAPAFHRNHVPIWAALEQQLAGLTGNVVELGSGTGQHVVHFARHTPGLVWWPSDLNQRHLRSIEAWRLYAGLPNVRSPLRIDLTDPDWCPEMKSGQAPTSLAAVFCANVIHIAPWAVAEGLFAGAGRYLRADGKLFLYGPFKRDGKHTALSNAVFDTSLREGNPEWGVRDIGDVETLATAVGLRLVDSIDMPANNLTLVFAR